Proteins encoded within one genomic window of Bacillus sp. 1NLA3E:
- a CDS encoding amino acid ABC transporter permease, with translation MFADERSQRIIGILSDSFFPILEAGLTYTIPLTLISFVLGLILAFLTAIARLSSFKPIVALAKFYVWIFRGTPLLVQIFILFYGLPSVGITLNPFPAAVIGFTLNVGAYSSEIIRAAIQSIPKGQWEAAYSVGMSKSQAMRRIILPQSFRVSIPPLGNSFISLVKDTSLAATITVTEMFQKGQQVASVTYEPLWLYIEVAFIYLIFSTVLSFIQEKLELRFERGIAK, from the coding sequence ATGTTTGCAGATGAACGGTCACAACGAATAATAGGAATCCTTAGTGATTCCTTTTTTCCTATTTTAGAGGCAGGGTTGACATATACCATTCCATTAACTTTAATTTCGTTTGTGTTAGGTTTGATACTTGCTTTTTTAACTGCCATAGCACGATTATCTAGCTTTAAGCCCATTGTGGCTTTAGCAAAATTTTATGTATGGATTTTCCGAGGTACTCCCTTATTAGTGCAAATCTTTATTCTTTTTTATGGATTGCCAAGTGTTGGGATTACTTTAAATCCATTTCCGGCAGCGGTCATTGGATTTACGCTTAATGTAGGGGCGTACAGTTCAGAAATTATCCGGGCTGCCATCCAGTCTATTCCGAAAGGACAATGGGAAGCAGCCTATTCAGTCGGGATGTCAAAATCACAAGCGATGCGGAGAATTATTTTACCACAATCCTTCCGTGTATCCATTCCACCGTTAGGGAATTCGTTTATAAGTCTTGTAAAAGATACGTCGCTAGCTGCGACGATTACCGTTACAGAGATGTTTCAAAAAGGACAACAAGTTGCTTCCGTTACATATGAACCTCTCTGGTTATATATTGAAGTTGCCTTCATTTATTTGATTTTCAGCACGGTTTTATCTTTTATTCAAGAAAAACTTGAACTAAGGTTTGAGCGAGGGATTGCCAAATGA
- a CDS encoding ArsR/SmtB family transcription factor translates to MNLQLQQFKADFFKALAHPLRIRILEILAEGDKNVNELLTITGAEGSSVSQQLSILRSKNIVNGTKDGNRVLYSLRDPMIIDLLNIVRQIFNNHLIDTAILLDKFSEDFVKDIKEKN, encoded by the coding sequence ATGAATTTACAATTACAGCAATTCAAAGCAGATTTCTTCAAGGCTCTTGCACATCCACTAAGGATAAGAATTCTTGAAATTCTAGCTGAAGGTGATAAAAATGTTAATGAATTATTAACGATCACTGGGGCAGAGGGATCATCCGTTTCACAACAACTAAGTATTTTGCGTAGTAAAAATATCGTCAATGGCACTAAAGATGGGAATCGGGTCCTTTATTCATTAAGGGATCCAATGATCATCGATCTTTTAAATATAGTTCGACAAATCTTTAATAATCATCTAATTGATACAGCCATATTGTTAGATAAATTTAGCGAGGATTTCGTAAAGGATATAAAAGAGAAGAATTAA
- a CDS encoding MBL fold metallo-hydrolase, with product MIKQKLIKFSERIYCLAASHETDRPILGAVIGNQYVLMIDGGNSPEHVGLFLQELSRHGINKPSFVVITHWHWDHIFGLSYLKLPIVAHQKTAENILRLQQYSWDDVSLSERVDAGMETVFCSDMIKKEYGERRDQIQIVNPTIQFTKQLILNLGGITCRIDHVGGDHAEDSTVIYVEEEKFMFLGDCTSCDIYSNKRQYTEAKVLPLLKRLENYGASWYLHSHSVPISHNMFLQENRECRAIVDSMKIHGNNLQLIIDDVKNVFGRDLTQEDIEFIQYFINGNEKSQ from the coding sequence ATGATAAAGCAAAAATTAATCAAGTTTTCTGAGCGAATCTACTGCTTAGCAGCCTCCCATGAAACTGATCGTCCCATATTGGGCGCAGTAATTGGAAATCAATATGTTTTAATGATCGATGGCGGGAATTCTCCAGAGCATGTTGGTTTATTTTTACAAGAATTATCTAGACACGGAATCAACAAACCTTCCTTTGTAGTAATAACCCATTGGCATTGGGATCATATTTTTGGATTATCATACTTAAAATTGCCGATAGTTGCCCATCAGAAAACAGCGGAAAATATCCTTCGCTTACAGCAGTATAGTTGGGACGATGTTTCATTGAGTGAACGGGTTGATGCAGGAATGGAAACCGTTTTTTGTTCGGACATGATAAAAAAGGAGTATGGAGAACGCCGGGATCAAATTCAAATTGTTAATCCAACGATACAATTTACAAAACAGTTAATCCTCAATTTAGGTGGCATTACCTGCCGAATTGACCATGTCGGAGGTGACCATGCCGAGGATTCAACAGTTATTTATGTGGAAGAAGAAAAGTTTATGTTTTTAGGTGATTGTACCTCCTGTGATATTTATTCAAATAAACGACAATACACAGAGGCTAAGGTTTTGCCCCTGTTAAAACGTCTTGAAAATTATGGGGCGTCATGGTATTTGCATTCGCACTCGGTACCAATCTCCCATAATATGTTTCTACAAGAAAATCGGGAATGTCGAGCGATTGTCGATAGTATGAAAATCCATGGAAATAATCTTCAGTTGATTATCGATGATGTAAAAAATGTCTTTGGACGGGATTTAACGCAGGAAGATATAGAATTTATACAGTATTTTATTAATGGGAACGAGAAATCCCAATAA
- a CDS encoding heme biosynthesis protein HemY has translation MKCKINRIAAKVLKEMLEGEAAEGKMLRVYVTHMHGDHAHYDIKFDEPTEHDEIVKTDKGIDILLDKREEYLDGVWIQYFQVPKEEFIITNPSKDSHHHH, from the coding sequence ATGAAGTGTAAAATTAATCGCATCGCAGCAAAGGTATTAAAAGAAATGCTTGAAGGTGAGGCGGCAGAGGGAAAGATGCTTCGAGTTTATGTCACTCATATGCATGGAGACCATGCTCATTATGACATAAAGTTTGATGAGCCAACTGAACATGATGAGATTGTAAAGACGGATAAAGGTATCGATATATTGCTAGACAAACGTGAGGAATATTTAGATGGAGTGTGGATTCAATACTTCCAAGTTCCAAAAGAGGAATTTATTATCACAAATCCTTCTAAAGATAGCCATCATCATCATTAA
- the cls gene encoding cardiolipin synthase — protein MLIVIWILGIFFVLNLLLSGTVVFLERRNISATWAWLLVLIFIPVLGFVLYMVFGQNLSRRRIFNWDKQEHTYLQRAIFSQMKLIEENRSQFNNPLIHKYKALIYLNLNNDEALFTQNNSLSIYTDGHEKFEALLNDIKHAKAHIHLLYYIIRDDDLGRKIADALAEKAQEGVEVRILFDDSGSKNLSKRFKKQIEQAGGSIVAFFPGKIPLINLRINYRNHRKLAIIDSKIGYIGGFNIGNEYLGLNPKFGYWRDTHLRIQGEAVNNLQSRFMLDWNQASKVKISFKDYYYPTQVKYGEVGIQVVSSGPDSEWEQIKHSYIKMILSAKKYVYIQTPYLIPDDSLLDALKIASLSGVDVQIMIPNKPDHPFVYWATYSNAGQLLKAGVKIFTYENGFLHAKMIVIDDQIASVGTANIDVRSFRLNFEVNAFLYHAETVKKLALIFNEDKQLSLELSLNKYQSRSIVIRIKESISRLLSPIL, from the coding sequence ATGCTAATAGTTATTTGGATTTTGGGGATATTTTTTGTACTGAATTTATTATTATCTGGTACTGTCGTTTTTTTAGAGCGGAGAAACATTAGCGCCACATGGGCGTGGCTATTGGTCCTTATATTCATCCCTGTGTTAGGTTTTGTACTATATATGGTTTTTGGCCAAAATTTAAGTAGACGGAGAATCTTTAATTGGGATAAACAGGAGCATACCTATTTACAAAGAGCCATTTTTTCCCAAATGAAGTTAATTGAAGAAAATCGATCACAATTTAACAACCCTCTTATTCATAAATATAAAGCCTTAATTTACCTAAATTTAAACAACGATGAGGCACTTTTTACACAAAATAACTCTCTTTCAATCTATACTGATGGACATGAAAAATTTGAAGCCTTACTAAATGATATCAAACATGCAAAAGCGCACATACATTTACTCTATTACATTATCCGTGATGATGATTTAGGAAGAAAAATAGCTGATGCATTAGCTGAAAAAGCACAGGAAGGTGTCGAAGTCCGAATTCTCTTCGATGACAGCGGCTCAAAAAACTTATCGAAAAGGTTTAAAAAACAAATCGAACAAGCCGGTGGATCTATTGTTGCTTTTTTTCCAGGTAAAATCCCGTTAATTAATTTAAGGATTAATTATCGAAATCATCGTAAATTAGCAATCATAGATAGTAAAATTGGCTACATCGGAGGATTCAATATCGGCAATGAGTATTTAGGTTTGAATCCCAAATTTGGCTACTGGCGGGATACCCATTTACGGATTCAAGGAGAAGCTGTTAATAATCTTCAGTCTCGGTTTATGCTTGATTGGAACCAAGCTTCCAAGGTAAAAATTTCATTTAAAGATTATTACTATCCTACGCAAGTAAAATATGGTGAGGTTGGTATTCAGGTTGTTTCTAGTGGTCCGGATTCAGAGTGGGAACAGATAAAGCACAGTTACATAAAAATGATTCTTTCTGCCAAAAAATATGTATATATCCAAACCCCCTATCTAATCCCTGATGACAGCTTATTGGATGCCTTAAAAATCGCTTCCCTTTCAGGGGTTGATGTACAAATTATGATACCTAATAAGCCTGACCATCCTTTTGTTTACTGGGCTACCTATTCTAATGCTGGGCAACTGTTAAAAGCAGGTGTTAAAATTTTCACCTATGAAAATGGATTCCTCCATGCGAAAATGATTGTTATTGATGATCAAATTGCTTCGGTTGGTACTGCCAATATTGATGTACGTAGTTTTCGTTTGAATTTTGAGGTGAATGCTTTTTTATATCATGCTGAAACCGTTAAGAAATTAGCACTAATTTTCAATGAAGATAAGCAGCTTTCATTAGAATTATCACTAAATAAATATCAAAGTAGGTCCATTGTAATACGGATAAAAGAGTCCATCTCACGTTTATTATCACCAATTCTTTAA
- a CDS encoding HD domain-containing protein, with the protein MRDVKIADIYQHHIAQKYITRSGLVHAIAVSYHAFELAKKQNEDVDVAAKAGFLHDIGHYTWYKDGKWDYQLYRQNDIHAIKGAERAHKLLIRCGENPLKAKEIALAILFHTDSFLPGGEVVRTPMQSIIKLADEMDEEPGGLHHYRQIDPNRALKSLEKLDSKIDEIYNNRIV; encoded by the coding sequence ATGAGGGATGTTAAAATAGCGGATATTTATCAACACCATATAGCACAGAAATATATTACACGATCAGGCTTGGTCCACGCAATTGCTGTTTCTTATCACGCATTTGAATTGGCAAAAAAGCAAAATGAGGATGTTGATGTCGCAGCAAAAGCGGGGTTCCTTCATGATATTGGCCATTATACCTGGTACAAGGATGGAAAATGGGATTACCAACTCTATAGACAAAATGATATTCATGCCATTAAGGGTGCAGAACGTGCACATAAATTGCTTATACGCTGTGGAGAAAATCCTTTGAAAGCTAAAGAAATTGCTTTAGCGATCCTCTTCCATACTGATTCTTTCCTTCCGGGGGGCGAGGTTGTCAGGACTCCGATGCAATCAATAATAAAACTTGCCGATGAAATGGATGAAGAACCAGGAGGACTTCATCATTACAGACAGATTGATCCAAACCGAGCTTTAAAAAGTCTGGAGAAATTAGATAGTAAAATTGATGAAATTTATAATAATAGAATAGTCTGA
- a CDS encoding branched-chain amino acid aminotransferase produces the protein MSGHNEIVIQLSSKLKEKPNPNNLGFGKVFTDHMFMMDYTEGKGWHDPQIIPYQPISLDPSSVVFHYGQTVFEGLKAYRTKDQKILLFRPEKNFQRLNLSNDRLCIPNIDEGLALEALKKLVWLERDWIPTAEGTSLYIRPFIISTQPYLGVHPSSHYKFMIIMSPVGSYYKEGLAPVNIAVEQEFVRTVVGGTGTAKTGGNYASSLRAQEIAEEKGYSQVLWLDGREKKYIEEVGSMNIFFKINGEVVTPALNGSILEGITRNSILQLLTHWNVPVSERRISMDEVYEAYKKGQLEEAFGTGTAAVISPVGEFLWHGEKLIINNGETGEISTRLYSTLTGIQNGIIEDPFNWVVEVKEN, from the coding sequence ATGTCTGGGCATAATGAAATTGTTATTCAATTAAGTTCTAAGTTAAAGGAAAAACCAAATCCAAATAACTTGGGGTTTGGGAAAGTATTTACTGATCATATGTTTATGATGGATTACACCGAAGGAAAAGGATGGCATGATCCACAAATTATTCCGTATCAGCCAATTTCTTTAGATCCTTCTTCAGTTGTCTTTCATTATGGGCAAACCGTTTTTGAAGGATTAAAAGCTTACCGAACAAAAGATCAGAAAATTTTGTTATTCAGACCAGAGAAAAACTTCCAGAGATTAAATTTATCCAATGATCGATTATGCATTCCTAACATTGATGAAGGACTAGCTTTGGAAGCATTAAAAAAATTGGTATGGCTAGAGCGCGATTGGATTCCAACGGCTGAAGGTACTTCACTCTATATTCGGCCATTTATCATTTCAACACAACCTTATTTAGGAGTACATCCTTCCAGTCATTATAAATTCATGATTATCATGTCGCCAGTTGGTTCTTATTATAAAGAAGGTTTAGCACCAGTAAATATTGCAGTAGAACAAGAGTTTGTTAGAACAGTTGTAGGCGGAACTGGAACGGCCAAGACAGGTGGTAATTATGCATCTAGTTTAAGAGCTCAGGAAATAGCTGAAGAAAAAGGTTATTCTCAGGTTTTATGGCTTGACGGCCGAGAAAAGAAATACATTGAAGAAGTTGGAAGCATGAACATCTTTTTTAAGATTAACGGTGAGGTGGTAACTCCTGCTCTAAATGGTAGTATCTTAGAGGGGATTACTAGAAACTCTATCCTTCAGCTATTAACTCATTGGAATGTACCGGTAAGTGAACGAAGAATTTCAATGGATGAAGTTTATGAAGCTTACAAAAAAGGACAATTAGAAGAAGCCTTCGGAACGGGGACAGCAGCGGTTATTTCTCCTGTTGGCGAATTTTTGTGGCATGGAGAAAAACTTATCATTAACAATGGTGAAACAGGCGAAATTTCAACAAGATTGTACAGTACATTGACAGGAATTCAAAATGGCATCATCGAAGATCCATTTAATTGGGTTGTTGAAGTAAAAGAAAATTAA
- a CDS encoding DMT family transporter, with product MRPIILGVCAAFFFAFTFVLNRSMELEGGSWIWSASLRYFLMVPFLFLIVLFRGNLTLLFLQMKKNLMSWIVWSSVGFGLFYGPLCFASAYGPGWLIASTWQITIISGSLLVPLFYVTIETPKGPVKVRGEIPLKGLAMSLIIVVGVVVMQFENATRLSSKDAILCVVPLVIASFAYPLGNRKMMALCPGNIDVYQRVLGMTMASLPFWFILSIYGLFTVGLPSKGQVIQSGGVAIFSGVIATVLFFAATDMVKGSMQKLAAVEATQSLEVLFAVIGEITVLSSPAPSVLSSFGMLFVVIGMVMHSYISVKRKKPISKTVNF from the coding sequence TTGCGTCCGATTATTCTTGGGGTTTGTGCTGCTTTCTTTTTTGCGTTTACATTTGTCCTTAACCGATCAATGGAGTTAGAAGGAGGAAGTTGGATTTGGAGTGCTTCCCTTCGATATTTTCTTATGGTCCCATTTTTGTTTCTGATTGTATTATTTAGGGGCAATTTAACTTTATTATTTTTACAAATGAAAAAAAACTTGATGTCATGGATAGTTTGGAGTTCTGTGGGGTTTGGTCTATTTTATGGACCCTTGTGTTTTGCTTCAGCTTATGGTCCAGGCTGGTTAATTGCAAGTACATGGCAAATAACCATCATTTCAGGTTCGTTACTTGTCCCATTATTTTATGTAACCATAGAAACACCAAAGGGTCCCGTTAAAGTTAGAGGGGAAATTCCATTAAAGGGATTAGCTATGTCATTAATCATTGTTGTAGGTGTCGTAGTGATGCAGTTTGAAAATGCAACAAGGCTGTCATCCAAAGATGCTATTTTGTGTGTCGTTCCCCTCGTAATTGCTTCGTTTGCTTATCCTTTGGGAAATAGAAAGATGATGGCTCTTTGTCCGGGGAATATTGATGTGTACCAACGTGTTTTAGGAATGACCATGGCCAGTTTACCTTTCTGGTTCATTCTTTCAATTTATGGTTTATTTACTGTCGGCTTACCAAGTAAAGGGCAGGTAATCCAATCAGGAGGGGTAGCCATTTTTTCTGGAGTAATTGCGACTGTGTTATTTTTTGCCGCTACAGATATGGTGAAAGGGAGTATGCAGAAGCTTGCGGCTGTTGAGGCCACTCAATCTTTAGAGGTCCTGTTTGCTGTAATTGGAGAAATCACTGTTTTATCAAGTCCTGCTCCGTCTGTTTTATCAAGCTTTGGTATGCTCTTTGTTGTGATTGGGATGGTCATGCATAGTTATATTTCTGTGAAGAGAAAGAAACCTATTTCTAAAACGGTGAATTTTTGA
- a CDS encoding SulP family inorganic anion transporter, translated as MKSILGRFNHYSIDSLRKDFLSGLIVGVIAIPLGMAFAIASGVKPEYGIYTTIIAGILISLFGGSKFQIAGPTGAFIPVLLGVVMTYGYNNLLIAGFMAGIMLFLMGVFKLGSLIKYIPRPVTIGFTSGIAVIIFTGQIASFLGLTGIKKHEEFIANIGEIFTHINTINLYSILTAAICLITILITPKWFPKVPGPLIGLLFSTIIAAFLFPDKVATIGSAYGQIPSNLPSFHFPEFTLENITKMIQPAFVIAILGGIESLLSAVVADGMSGTKHNSNRELIGQGIANMITPLFGGIPATGAIARTATNIKNGAVSSMSGIIHGLVVLFILVVFAPYASLIPLASMAPILMVVAWNMSEQKSFAHVLQTRSSDSLILVITFLLTVFMNLTIAVEVGLVLAAILFVKRMSGLMTVAKVLPDLTLETKKVSPNVVSDGHDCPQVSMFTIEGPLFFGAAQMFEQSIMSTINHRPLVLILRMGKVPYMDTTGEATLTSIVHHFKKQGGTILISGLQSQPMGVFIKTGLDNQIGKEHFFEHTGEAINYAITTLNNQKCVGCRHFAFQECSHLSHPQEMVGKVRLQV; from the coding sequence GTGAAATCAATTTTGGGCAGATTTAATCATTATTCTATCGACAGCTTAAGAAAGGATTTTCTATCAGGATTGATCGTCGGTGTTATTGCCATCCCACTTGGAATGGCGTTTGCAATTGCATCTGGTGTAAAACCAGAATATGGAATTTATACGACGATCATTGCCGGAATTCTGATTTCGCTTTTTGGAGGATCAAAATTTCAAATAGCAGGACCAACTGGGGCGTTCATACCAGTGTTATTAGGAGTGGTCATGACCTATGGCTACAACAATTTATTAATTGCTGGATTTATGGCAGGGATTATGTTGTTTTTAATGGGAGTATTCAAGTTAGGCTCCTTAATTAAATACATCCCCCGTCCTGTTACAATTGGTTTTACATCTGGAATTGCTGTTATTATCTTTACAGGACAGATTGCCAGCTTTTTAGGCTTGACCGGAATAAAGAAGCATGAAGAATTTATCGCCAATATAGGCGAAATTTTTACTCATATCAATACTATTAATCTATATAGTATACTGACAGCAGCGATTTGCTTAATCACAATTCTAATAACACCTAAATGGTTTCCAAAGGTTCCTGGACCTTTAATTGGACTTTTATTTTCAACGATTATCGCAGCTTTTCTTTTTCCTGATAAAGTAGCAACAATAGGCTCAGCATATGGTCAAATCCCTAGTAATCTTCCTAGCTTTCATTTTCCTGAATTCACGCTGGAGAATATTACTAAAATGATTCAACCTGCGTTTGTCATTGCGATCCTAGGAGGAATAGAATCACTGCTTTCAGCTGTTGTAGCCGATGGAATGTCAGGAACAAAACATAATAGTAACCGCGAGTTAATCGGTCAAGGGATAGCAAATATGATAACACCACTTTTTGGTGGAATTCCAGCAACTGGTGCAATAGCCAGAACAGCTACTAATATTAAAAATGGTGCGGTTTCGTCCATGTCAGGCATCATTCATGGGTTAGTCGTTCTTTTTATACTTGTAGTCTTCGCTCCGTATGCCTCGCTCATTCCGTTGGCAAGCATGGCGCCAATTTTGATGGTGGTGGCTTGGAATATGAGTGAGCAGAAATCATTTGCGCATGTTTTGCAGACAAGGTCGAGTGATTCATTAATTTTAGTCATTACATTTTTATTAACTGTTTTTATGAATTTAACAATTGCAGTCGAAGTTGGTTTGGTTTTAGCGGCCATTCTTTTTGTTAAGCGAATGAGTGGATTAATGACTGTTGCAAAAGTACTACCTGACTTGACATTAGAAACGAAAAAAGTGAGTCCAAATGTAGTAAGCGATGGTCATGATTGTCCACAAGTAAGTATGTTTACCATTGAAGGACCACTGTTCTTTGGTGCAGCACAAATGTTTGAACAGTCGATTATGTCAACCATTAATCATCGACCATTAGTTTTAATTCTTCGCATGGGGAAGGTTCCTTATATGGATACCACCGGAGAGGCAACGCTAACTAGTATCGTGCATCACTTTAAAAAACAAGGAGGAACGATTCTTATTTCTGGACTCCAATCACAGCCTATGGGAGTTTTCATCAAGACTGGTCTCGATAATCAAATCGGAAAAGAGCATTTCTTTGAGCACACAGGAGAAGCAATTAACTATGCCATTACCACTTTGAATAATCAAAAGTGTGTCGGTTGTAGACATTTTGCCTTCCAAGAATGTTCACATTTATCGCACCCCCAAGAGATGGTAGGAAAAGTGAGACTTCAAGTATAA
- a CDS encoding amino acid ABC transporter substrate-binding protein, producing the protein MKKSLLLFLSLFLVLALAACNTQKKDEGANESKSLYDQIKSKGEVTIGTEGTYAPFTFHDKNDKLTGFDVEIAEEVFKRLDIKPKFIETKWDGMIAGLDAKRYDLVANEVAIRPDRLEKYDMSDPYIASKAVLIVRKDNTDIKSFDDLKGKKVGQSLDSNYRKIAEEHGATNTVVDGFNQAIDLLTSGRIDGTINDSLSYLDLVKQRPELEIKKVYEEADVTKNGFLFRKDNKELVDAVNKALSDMKEDGSYLKISKKWFGEDVSK; encoded by the coding sequence ATGAAGAAATCATTATTACTTTTCCTTAGCCTTTTTTTGGTGCTTGCACTAGCAGCATGCAACACACAAAAGAAAGATGAGGGTGCAAATGAAAGCAAAAGTCTTTATGATCAAATTAAATCAAAAGGCGAAGTTACCATTGGGACAGAAGGGACATATGCTCCATTTACATTCCATGATAAAAACGATAAATTAACTGGATTTGACGTTGAAATAGCAGAAGAAGTATTTAAACGCCTAGACATCAAACCTAAGTTTATAGAAACAAAATGGGACGGGATGATTGCCGGTCTTGATGCAAAACGTTACGATTTGGTTGCAAATGAAGTGGCTATTCGCCCTGATCGCTTAGAAAAGTATGATATGTCTGATCCATACATTGCTTCAAAAGCTGTGTTAATTGTTAGAAAAGACAACACTGACATTAAATCCTTTGATGATTTAAAAGGAAAAAAAGTTGGACAATCATTAGACAGTAATTATCGTAAAATTGCCGAAGAACACGGCGCAACTAATACTGTTGTTGACGGATTTAATCAAGCAATTGATCTTTTAACATCTGGCCGTATTGATGGAACGATTAATGACAGTCTTTCCTACTTAGATTTAGTAAAACAACGTCCCGAGTTAGAAATTAAAAAAGTGTATGAAGAGGCCGATGTTACGAAAAATGGTTTCTTATTCCGCAAAGATAATAAAGAACTTGTAGATGCTGTAAACAAAGCACTTTCCGATATGAAAGAAGATGGATCGTATCTAAAGATTTCAAAAAAATGGTTTGGTGAGGATGTTTCCAAGTAA